In the genome of Arabidopsis thaliana chromosome 4, partial sequence, the window CTCAGGGGAAGAAGTAAATGAGATATCTGCGGACCTTGACTCCAGCTTGTTGACACAGTAAAACTGAATTTTTGACACCTGGGCGACATGGATCCTACAATGTATTGGCAGAAAAGAACTTCAATGAATGGCCCATCTGGTATGAAGAACCATATAAAGGCAGATCACAAGATTATTCAAAATGGCAAAAGGGAACTAGGAATATGCTTACCTTAATACCAACGATAGCCAACAATATAAGATCATCCTCAGGTAATTCCCATCTAGAGAGTTGCTCTTCATCAGTTGGAATCTTATCCGCTTCAAATGTTCGGAAGGCAATTGCAACACAGCGCAGACTCCTTGCAGCCATATCATCGATAGCATCTTTTAACCCACCCATCTGAAACAACAAGACTTATACTCAGAATAAAAAACAAGTATTTCTATCAAGACTCTCATTACCAAATCTGGCACTGATTTGGACTTGCAGTATGACATGGTCTTGAGTCAAGACACAATGATAAGTTCAACATTCAGACAAACTCTATCAtgataaagagaaacataGTTACTGACCTTATCTTCACTCATATCTACAAAACTCTCACTCTCATCCATATAGTGCGTGCAGGATCCCAAAACAATTTCGGCAGCACCTTTCCAGTGAATATGGACACTCGAATCTGGCTGAAAATGAATTAGAAAGTCGTTAGGATGCTGATTGACAAGTAGAAACAACgataagagaaaaatcaaaaacaaagcaaaagatcTACAAAAACTATGGgaggaaatgaaaagaaaaaacattactGATTTCACTGCTACACCTCCTCGTTTCTTCTCTGAGTTGAATGGAAAAAATTGTACAGCAGAAGACTCAGACTTAAGAGCATCAAAATCCATACCCAACTGCAgtgtataagaaattaaaagattagTTCTTCTCACGGCTATATATACGGGAACCAGAAAATGTAGCTAAAGAATAAACCTTTATCGCCCAATTGAGAATTGCTCTTTCTGTAGGAGATCCAGAAACCTGAATCTCACCACTCTGTCATCAGTAAAGACATAGGCATTATTACATTAAATCAGCTGAAGTAGAAACCAAACGGGAAATCAGTAAAGTTCCAAAGAATTTTAATCCTACTTCAGATCGGAACACACTGCCGGTTGTATTGTGAGCAATACCCTCAACAAGTATGGATGTAAAAGCAGATGGCAATTTTGAGCTGCTGTCGGGAGAATCCATCTTTTGTAACCCAGCATAACACTCAACAACGGTCAtctgagaaaaaagaaagtcgTAGGGGACCCGCTTGTTGGGTACACAATTCAAAATAGCAAAAGCTCATAACTAGGAAAGCACATACCAAAACTGGTAAGTGTTAAGTGTGTTagcaaatacaaaaagaaggCAGAGCACCAAGATTCACCTCGTTTAAGGTCAAAGTTCCAGTCTTATCACTGCAAATTGTTGTTGCAGACCCCATGGTTTCACAGGCTGAAAGCCTACGCACCTGAAATTAAAATTCGTTTAAGTTGCAAAAGACATTCACGTATAAGAATTTTGCATTTATGTTCATTCAAACTTATTGAGtcccaaaaattaaaatatacatacCAAAGCTTTATCTGCCATCATTTTTCTCATGGAATACGCAAGACTGCCAGTAAGAAGTAGAAAAGATCAGTGACAAAAAGACTATTCAATTTTACAGCAGAtccatcattttctttaaagtTTGACTCTGACCATGTAATAACTAAATTCTTTCCAACTCTAAAGGCCAAAGCAATTGctattaaaatatgtatatagaaGACAATAGACTTACGTCAAGGTAACAGCTAAAGGAAGCCCTTCAGGCACTGCCACTACAACAATTGTAACCTATTCGACAAGTTGAGCAGAACAGCCAGAGATGTAAATAAGAAGATGACAACCGTATTAGCCATGCTAATTTCTTCTAAAGAAACACTTACTGCAACAGTGAAGATTTCAACAAGATCATCTAGCACGTGCTCAAATTTTGTCTTCCCTCCAATAAACTGTGGGCCTCCCTGTTCATTCTTCGTGTGACCGGTAAAGTAACTGCATAGAACAAAGATTCGTTCAATAATCACTGACATCCACTCCACACGGTACTTTAGTTGTcataaagaaatttaaacgCACCGGACAACTAGGACAAATAATACAACGCCAGCAACTGTGAGCCCGACAATCCCGATAAATGTTGCTACACCATTCAAGCGCACCTGAAGAAAGCATAGTACGGATGACTATTGAGCAACAAAAACCACGAATATATGAACAGAGAAAAGTTGATACTCACCTGCAATGGTGTTTCTCCACCATTGTCCTCTGAGACGCTAGCCATTAGTAAGCCCCATTCAGTGTTGACCCCTACCCCAGTAACctgattttcaaaaaaaaaattacacacATAAGAAATGTGGGAAGAAACTAGCCAAATCAGAAGTTTTGAACGccataaataaaaacacgTTTCTGCTGCAACAATTCACCAACCATGgatatctttctttttggtgggAACCAACTACGGATATCATTGTTCACCAATTAAACAtctcataattttttctaCAGAAACTACAGTTTACAGTTTGTTTGAGCCACTATGTCACAGATAGTATAAGTTAATGTTCGTTAAGTCTTACCAACATTGTCCCATTGCCATCTGCAACTTTACAGCCAGACATTAGGAATGGATGCTTAGTAGAGTTTTTTTGAACCTGCGAGAAACAGCTTTTTCAGAACACATGAAATGCAAAGATGGTATTTGTTGCAAATGCTAAGGAAGAGAATAAAGTATACAATTTTGCTCTCTCCAGTCATGCTGGACTCATCAACTGCAAGGGAATGTCCAGCAACTAAAACTCCATCCGCAGGTACCTATGGAAATTATTGGCAGatcaaacataaattatagCTATACTGAAATTCGGAAAAGAGCTAAGAAATACTGCATTGACAAAATCATGAAACTTGCCTGATCACCAATATTGAGGGGTATGACATCGCCTACTACAATGTCATAAATTGAAATCTCCACTCTTCTCCCATCACGGGTTACCTGCACATATACACGatgcatttttaaaaattaaaccaacaaaaatggaATTATCTATGAGCTGCATGATCAACCAAGCTCTCACCTCTAGACgtatatttcttttctcttcatttaAGTTCTGGAATTGAAGAGATTGCCGATAATCACTGGTAGCTGCCAAGGGAAGAGGTATACAAATTAGTACAATACACGCAGCAGTCACTTGTATGAGTGAAATCAGCAAGGAATATCAATACCTGTCACCACAATGACAAGAAGAACGGCAAAAGCAATGCTGATACCATCGTACCATCCCTTTTCGATACCCTAAGAAGGCAGCCAAAGAGGTACCAAAAGCTCaggaagaacaaagaaaactgTGAAACTTTGGACAATGGAGAGAGAACAACTTTCTGCCCTCTTAGAGCAGGAAAGCTTAGAATGAGTACAATGACAAAGTAAAGGATAGTCAATAGACGTGGTATCGAGCGTCAACGATATGGACACGAGAAAGACATAACTCATTCAAATACTGAGGTACAGAAACTCTGGAAGTCTTGTTTCTATAATTATTCGTCGATTGTTCTAAAGCTATGCCACATAGAAAAAGGACTTAAAATTTTCAAGGTAGGCGCTGAGCCAAATATACTGTATTAGTTCTTAAATTGCATACCTCGGTCTTTATTCCCAATGCCAAAGAAGCAACTGCTGCTACAATCAGTATGATCAAAGTAAGATCTTGAGAAGCTTCCCATACAAACCTCTATCGGacatgaggaaaaaaaaaggaaggaacAAAATAGTAATTAGCTGAAAAATCTCACAGTTAATGGAAACTGCTACAAAGCAAAAATTCTAAAGTATTAATACCCAGAAACTCCTCCCTTTCTTCTGAGGGTATGTGTTTGATCCAAAAGCAGATTTCCTTTTCAAtatgtcatcatcatccccGTGTATACCCTTCTCCAAGTTTGTTTTCAACAGGTCAGATAACCCTCTTACCTAATGAAGTAAACAAGAGGATAAACATAAATGCATAAGTTTCATGGCTGAGAAACAATTgctgaagaaaaaagtaacaGATCAGCTAAAGCAAAGACATACCCCTCCAAGCTCTTGAAGAGCTCCTATATTTTGATCCCTTGATATTGACACAATCTGCTCCTGTCCGATACCAAAATCACCACCGCCAGGAGTTGGAAGTGGACTTGCAATTCCTAAAAAGAGATAAACCTCAGTCAACTACAGCATCAATcagaaaaattatgaaaaaaaaatccttacaAGGAAAAGTAATAACCCAAGCAACTAATGTAAGTGAATAAGATAACTTGAATTGAAACCATCAACTGGTTCTACAAAGCTATCCAATAAATATCAAGGTCGCAAATTGACAGTGAGTATACTATTTACACTACATATAAAAGATAATCAACTCAACCCATTGCAATGCAGATCAATcacattttgtaaaatatgagtcaaaacaaaaatcatccAGAATTTTGACTACACACCTAACCATAGTGTCAGTCAAAATCGTTAATGCATATAAAACAAATggtataaaattaaaaatcactTAATCTctatgaaaatgaaagagaacaTATACATGCTTCACAAAATGggatggagagaagaaaattaaggaaaagaacaagaaaatgaaagaaattacCAGTCACGCGGCTTGCAGCTGCTTTAAAAAGGTGTGCAGCCTACGAAAGCAAACAGCATTGATAAGACACCACTAAGACGTTTATTTAAGTAAAACTTACTAGCGAGGCTTATATACTCTTATTGCTTGGGCGTGCGCTCTCATCTTCCTCAGCATCtgtttcttatcttcttccctttttaaGTCCAGCGTATATCGAAATCGACGAGAAGCATTAAGAACAAGCGCAGCTTGctacaaaacccaaattattTTCCAGAATGTTAAGGAAAAGAACGTCAGAACTATCTGGCTGCGGAAAATTGCAAAATTACATCGATTACATGAAACTAAAACCAGATAAAACAATTACTAAGTTCAATTCAagaatacaaacaaaacaaaaataaaagcattaTGCAGTCAATGAAATGTCAATTCGAACCCAAATAAGAACTGCAAT includes:
- the ACA10 gene encoding autoinhibited Ca(2+)-ATPase 10 (autoinhibited Ca(2+)-ATPase 10 (ACA10); FUNCTIONS IN: calcium-transporting ATPase activity, calmodulin binding; INVOLVED IN: shoot development, inflorescence morphogenesis; LOCATED IN: plasma membrane; EXPRESSED IN: 25 plant structures; EXPRESSED DURING: 13 growth stages; CONTAINS InterPro DOMAIN/s: ATPase, P-type, ATPase-associated domain (InterPro:IPR008250), ATPase, P-type, calcium-transporting, PMCA-type (InterPro:IPR006408), ATPase, P-type cation-transporter, N-terminal (InterPro:IPR004014), ATPase, P-type cation exchange, alpha subunit (InterPro:IPR006069), Haloacid dehalogenase-like hydrolase (InterPro:IPR005834), ATPase, P-type, K/Mg/Cd/Cu/Zn/Na/Ca/Na/H-transporter (InterPro:IPR001757), ATPase, P-type phosphorylation site (InterPro:IPR018303), ATPase, P-type cation-transporter, C-terminal (InterPro:IPR006068); BEST Arabidopsis thaliana protein match is: autoinhibited Ca2+ -ATPase, isoform 8 (TAIR:AT5G57110.2); Has 46568 Blast hits to 34154 proteins in 3167 species: Archae - 903; Bacteria - 32081; Metazoa - 4140; Fungi - 2685; Plants - 2119; Viruses - 3; Other Eukaryotes - 4637 (source: NCBI BLink).), whose product is MSGQFNNSPRGEDKDVEAGTSSFTEYEDSPFDIASTKNAPVERLRRWRQAALVLNASRRFRYTLDLKREEDKKQMLRKMRAHAQAIRAAHLFKAAASRVTGIASPLPTPGGGDFGIGQEQIVSISRDQNIGALQELGGVRGLSDLLKTNLEKGIHGDDDDILKRKSAFGSNTYPQKKGRSFWRFVWEASQDLTLIILIVAAVASLALGIKTEGIEKGWYDGISIAFAVLLVIVVTATSDYRQSLQFQNLNEEKRNIRLEVTRDGRRVEISIYDIVVGDVIPLNIGDQVPADGVLVAGHSLAVDESSMTGESKIVQKNSTKHPFLMSGCKVADGNGTMLVTGVGVNTEWGLLMASVSEDNGGETPLQVRLNGVATFIGIVGLTVAGVVLFVLVVRYFTGHTKNEQGGPQFIGGKTKFEHVLDDLVEIFTVAVTIVVVAVPEGLPLAVTLTLAYSMRKMMADKALVRRLSACETMGSATTICSDKTGTLTLNEMTVVECYAGLQKMDSPDSSSKLPSAFTSILVEGIAHNTTGSVFRSESGEIQVSGSPTERAILNWAIKLGMDFDALKSESSAVQFFPFNSEKKRGGVAVKSPDSSVHIHWKGAAEIVLGSCTHYMDESESFVDMSEDKMGGLKDAIDDMAARSLRCVAIAFRTFEADKIPTDEEQLSRWELPEDDLILLAIVGIKDPCRPGVKNSVLLCQQAGVKVRMVTGDNIQTAKAIALECGILASDSDASEPNLIEGKVFRSYSEEERDRICEEISVMGRSSPNDKLLLVQSLKRRGHVVAVTGDGTNDAPALHEADIGLAMGIQGTEVAKEKSDIIILDDNFESVVKVVRWGRSVYANIQKFIQFQLTVNVAALVINVVAAISAGEVPLTAVQLLWVNLIMDTLGALALATEPPTDHLMDRAPVGRREPLITNIMWRNLFIQAMYQVTVLLILNFRGISILHLKSKPNAERVKNTVIFNAFVICQVFNEFNARKPDEINIFRGVLRNHLFVGIISITIVLQVVIVEFLGTFASTTKLDWEMWLVCIGIGSISWPLAVIGKLIPVPETPVSQYFRINRWRRNSSG